In the Thermodesulfobacteriota bacterium genome, one interval contains:
- a CDS encoding glycosyltransferase family 2 protein, which yields MNEDYPFTSIFIPTMNRKSDLLECLASLQKIDYPKNRMELLIWDNGSSDGSAEAVKLKFKEMYREGWANLQLIESNINLGSYVPYNRFLLKTNDKSQYIFGLDDDVVVSENCLKNLLKVFKLETSAAVVGAKIIHYDNPSKIAESAGFINWWFGKFKPLQSYEKLVECDYVIGCGWLINREVLNEVGGFDEDYFLFHWEMDFCSGVQKHGYKIFYQPEAIIRHKIPPKAKRDGLYLLYRNKLILIKKNATFLQKLTSLTLYSFLWPPKIILDSLVVNKGINAKEVKIILKAVYHGIIGKTVKEDTL from the coding sequence ATGAATGAAGATTACCCTTTTACATCTATTTTCATTCCAACAATGAATCGTAAGAGCGATCTTCTCGAATGCCTCGCATCTTTGCAAAAAATTGATTACCCAAAGAACAGGATGGAATTATTAATATGGGATAATGGTTCAAGTGATGGCTCTGCTGAGGCAGTTAAGCTAAAATTTAAAGAGATGTATCGAGAAGGTTGGGCAAACTTACAGTTAATAGAAAGCAATATCAACTTAGGATCATATGTACCGTACAATAGGTTTCTGTTAAAAACAAATGATAAAAGCCAATACATTTTTGGCCTGGATGATGATGTTGTCGTTTCAGAAAATTGTTTAAAAAATCTGCTTAAGGTTTTTAAGTTGGAAACCTCTGCTGCAGTTGTAGGTGCAAAAATAATTCATTATGATAATCCTTCGAAAATTGCTGAAAGCGCAGGTTTTATTAACTGGTGGTTTGGGAAATTCAAACCTCTGCAATCTTATGAAAAACTGGTTGAATGTGATTATGTTATTGGGTGTGGCTGGTTAATAAACAGAGAAGTATTGAATGAAGTGGGTGGTTTTGATGAAGATTATTTTTTGTTTCATTGGGAAATGGATTTTTGCAGTGGAGTTCAAAAACATGGCTATAAAATATTTTACCAACCTGAGGCAATAATCAGACATAAAATACCTCCAAAGGCTAAAAGAGACGGGCTTTATCTTCTCTATAGAAACAAACTGATTCTAATTAAGAAAAACGCTACTTTTTTACAGAAGCTTACTTCTCTAACCCTATATTCCTTCCTCTGGCCGCCTAAGATCATTCTGGATTCTCTGGTTGTCAATAAAGGGATAAACGCAAAAGAGGTCAAGATAATACTGAAGGCAGTCTATCATGGAATTATTGGTAAAACAGTGAAAGAAGATACACTATAA
- a CDS encoding methyltransferase domain-containing protein: MGSKKMKLNLGCGKDIIGEYINLDVIYVKGVDVICNLNCFPYPFKNDVFDEIYCNNILEHLNDVAKVMEELHRIGKSKGRVVIRAPHFTSQYAFADPTHKHYFTYESFDYFVSANEMTSEFPDWYSYSYRKFKMLSKKIIFSKGLLLPWNYMFEWLFNKMPKYYEGTFLRMFPAEQMIIVLEVVKR; the protein is encoded by the coding sequence ATGGGCTCAAAAAAAATGAAACTGAATCTGGGATGTGGAAAAGATATAATAGGTGAGTACATTAACTTAGACGTCATATATGTAAAAGGCGTTGATGTAATATGCAACCTGAACTGCTTTCCTTATCCTTTTAAAAATGATGTATTCGATGAAATATATTGTAACAATATATTAGAACATCTGAATGATGTTGCAAAAGTGATGGAAGAGCTGCATCGTATTGGTAAATCAAAGGGTAGGGTAGTTATAAGGGCCCCCCATTTTACTTCACAATATGCTTTTGCAGACCCAACTCATAAGCACTACTTTACTTATGAATCATTTGATTATTTTGTATCGGCGAACGAAATGACATCGGAATTCCCGGATTGGTATTCGTATTCCTATAGGAAATTTAAGATGCTGAGCAAAAAGATTATTTTTTCCAAGGGATTACTACTTCCCTGGAATTATATGTTTGAGTGGTTGTTTAATAAGATGCCAAAATACTATGAGGGAACTTTTTTGCGGATGTTTCCTGCTGAACAAATGATTATTGTTTTAGAAGTAGTAAAAAGATAA
- a CDS encoding glycosyltransferase family 4 protein: MNICIFSVVTYWHGAHGGMEVHGKLLSEGLVKKGHEVTVISTRHPEGKEYEEREGVKLYYLKNTTIGSQRKGWGKESLKKFLELDKKGRFDLVYCQQPIVPVRLIKDRKKKIPSVVIMQGHEGVMLLSELRQTLSHKKGFIQLFKHLSSFLYYHFVREEPFLIKCNAIIAASDEVASSIKRWFFVNDKKIYTVYNGVDINLFRPSDTERMEIRNAYNIGGDEKLILFYSFVTKQKGLHLLIKALPEISKKIDRLKLMVVGEGDYFKEAKELVEKLEVDKYVVFAGYIPHQHTPKYINASDLFVLPTIRQEGLPFVLLEVMSCQKPVISSRIGGILSVIDDGVDGILMTPGNIRELAEKTIYLLENKSLSDGIAKNARQKVIEKFSLDKMIEDTIKIFEIAIKKGNSNREK; the protein is encoded by the coding sequence ATGAACATTTGTATTTTTTCTGTAGTAACATACTGGCATGGGGCTCACGGTGGAATGGAAGTCCATGGAAAACTCCTCAGCGAAGGGCTCGTCAAAAAAGGTCATGAGGTAACTGTAATATCCACCAGACATCCGGAAGGTAAAGAATATGAAGAGAGGGAAGGGGTCAAACTGTATTATCTAAAGAATACGACTATTGGCTCTCAAAGGAAGGGATGGGGAAAGGAAAGCCTTAAAAAGTTTTTGGAACTGGATAAAAAGGGCCGTTTTGACCTTGTTTATTGTCAGCAGCCGATTGTCCCTGTGAGATTAATCAAGGATAGGAAGAAAAAAATCCCGTCAGTAGTAATCATGCAAGGACACGAGGGTGTTATGCTCCTTTCTGAACTCAGACAAACTCTAAGCCACAAAAAGGGGTTCATCCAGCTTTTTAAACATCTTTCATCCTTTCTATATTATCACTTTGTAAGGGAAGAACCCTTCTTAATTAAATGCAATGCTATTATTGCAGCCAGCGATGAGGTTGCCAGTTCCATTAAGAGATGGTTCTTTGTCAATGATAAAAAGATTTATACCGTCTATAATGGGGTGGACATAAATCTCTTCCGACCATCCGATACAGAAAGGATGGAAATTAGAAATGCTTACAATATTGGTGGTGACGAGAAGCTGATATTATTCTATAGCTTTGTAACAAAACAAAAGGGGTTGCATCTCCTGATAAAAGCTTTGCCTGAGATATCCAAAAAGATAGACAGATTGAAATTAATGGTGGTAGGGGAGGGCGATTATTTTAAAGAAGCTAAAGAACTGGTAGAGAAGTTAGAAGTTGATAAATATGTGGTCTTTGCCGGGTATATTCCGCATCAACACACCCCCAAATACATTAATGCCTCTGATCTGTTTGTTTTACCTACCATACGTCAGGAAGGGTTACCGTTTGTCTTGCTTGAGGTGATGTCCTGCCAAAAACCCGTAATCAGTTCTCGTATAGGAGGGATACTTTCAGTTATCGACGACGGAGTTGACGGCATATTGATGACACCTGGCAATATTAGGGAGTTAGCAGAGAAAACAATCTATTTATTGGAGAATAAGAGTCTTTCTGATGGAATTGCAAAGAACGCTCGGCAAAAAGTAATTGAAAAGTTTAGCTTAGACAAAATGATAGAAGATACAATCAAAATCTTTGAAATAGCTATAAAAAAAGGAAACTCTAACAGGGAAAAATAA
- a CDS encoding GDP-mannose 4,6-dehydratase, whose amino-acid sequence MPEQNYRLGNIMLSDDYNEEISFIPIETKKFFKNKKILITGGLGMIGSNLSRILVIMGAEVTILDAMLPLYGGNIFNISGIEDSIKLVAGDIRDQNLLEKLITEMDIIFHLAAQVSYIDSMSDPLLDLDINCRGSLMLLECCRHLNPKVKVVFAGSRMEYGRVIYNPVDEGHPTEPLMIYGVHKLTAEKYHIMYFHDYGIATTVFRITNPYGPRQQMKHSKYGIVNWFIRMAMTDQVIKIFGDGQQIRDYVYIMDIVNALLMAGATSCADGEVFNVGSGKGIRFKEMVEEVIKVVGKGTVEAVPWPDNYQNIETGNFVANVDKIYRLLGWKARYDLTTGIQKTFEYYKAYRENYWT is encoded by the coding sequence ATGCCTGAGCAAAACTATAGATTAGGAAATATTATGTTATCTGATGACTATAATGAAGAGATAAGTTTTATACCAATCGAGACGAAGAAGTTTTTTAAAAATAAAAAGATTTTAATAACAGGTGGGCTGGGAATGATAGGAAGCAACCTTTCCCGAATCTTAGTAATAATGGGGGCTGAAGTCACTATTTTAGATGCCATGTTGCCCTTATATGGCGGTAATATTTTTAATATTTCTGGTATAGAGGATAGTATCAAGCTTGTAGCAGGGGATATTCGAGACCAAAACTTATTAGAAAAGCTTATAACTGAGATGGATATTATCTTCCATCTTGCTGCGCAAGTAAGTTATATTGATAGCATGTCAGACCCACTACTGGATTTAGATATAAATTGCAGGGGGTCACTGATGTTATTGGAATGTTGCAGACATTTAAATCCGAAAGTGAAGGTTGTATTTGCAGGCTCTCGTATGGAATATGGTCGAGTTATTTATAATCCTGTGGATGAAGGTCATCCAACTGAACCATTAATGATATATGGAGTACATAAATTAACTGCAGAAAAATATCATATAATGTATTTTCATGATTACGGGATTGCTACAACAGTATTTAGGATTACCAATCCTTATGGACCGAGACAGCAGATGAAGCATAGTAAATACGGTATTGTAAATTGGTTTATAAGGATGGCAATGACAGACCAGGTTATCAAAATCTTCGGTGACGGGCAGCAGATACGGGATTATGTTTATATCATGGATATAGTAAATGCTTTATTAATGGCTGGTGCAACCTCCTGTGCTGATGGTGAGGTTTTTAATGTAGGTAGTGGTAAAGGAATACGCTTTAAAGAAATGGTTGAAGAGGTGATAAAAGTTGTAGGTAAAGGTACTGTGGAAGCAGTACCGTGGCCGGATAACTATCAAAATATAGAAACCGGCAATTTTGTTGCTAATGTGGACAAAATTTATAGATTATTAGGTTGGAAAGCAAGATATGATTTGACCACTGGTATCCAAAAAACATTCGAATATTATAAGGCTTATAGAGAAAATTACTGGACATAA
- a CDS encoding glycosyltransferase: protein MEISVIIPTLNEEENIEELLQRVKDILLKQTTEYNYEIIVVDGGSKDNTQTKALKCGAIVIQQKKPGYGEALKEGFNHAKGDILLTMDADFSHDPKFIELLLSHHHEAELIIASRYIDGGHANMPLLRKILSVVLNKVFTIILELPYKDISSGFRLYNKKILREINLTSQGYEILEEIIIKTHANAWSVMEIPFHYYPRKSGKSHVKFFKFAISYLKTLFKMWQIRNSLFSADYEDKAYNSSIPLQRYWQREKYLDIINFLGTDTGRILNIGYSVSKFSLNFPNTICYDFVVKKLRYLKKTNLPVVAGNTDQIPFKDKEFDFIICSSILEHIPEDDFNFNEINRVLKEGGCLIICTPDYKKILWHIIEKFYEKLLPGIYAHQYVTKYTKNSLIERLKSKGFVLDNYRYVFKSELILKAIKN, encoded by the coding sequence ATGGAAATATCGGTCATTATTCCTACTCTCAATGAAGAAGAAAATATTGAAGAATTACTCCAACGTGTAAAAGATATTTTATTAAAGCAAACTACTGAATATAACTATGAAATTATTGTAGTTGATGGAGGGTCAAAAGATAATACCCAGACGAAGGCTTTGAAATGTGGAGCTATAGTTATACAACAAAAAAAACCAGGTTACGGTGAAGCCTTAAAAGAGGGATTCAATCATGCAAAAGGTGATATTCTTTTAACTATGGATGCTGATTTTTCCCATGATCCAAAATTTATTGAGTTATTGTTATCGCATCATCATGAAGCTGAATTGATAATAGCTTCCAGGTATATAGATGGAGGCCACGCAAATATGCCCTTATTAAGAAAAATATTAAGTGTTGTCCTTAATAAGGTTTTTACTATAATTTTAGAATTGCCATACAAAGACATATCCAGTGGTTTCAGATTGTATAATAAAAAAATTCTTAGAGAAATAAATTTAACATCACAGGGCTATGAGATATTGGAGGAAATTATTATAAAGACACATGCTAATGCCTGGTCTGTAATGGAAATACCTTTCCATTACTATCCCCGGAAATCAGGAAAGTCTCATGTTAAGTTTTTTAAGTTTGCCATTTCCTATCTAAAAACCTTATTTAAGATGTGGCAAATAAGAAATTCATTATTTTCGGCTGATTATGAAGACAAGGCATATAATAGCAGTATTCCTTTACAAAGATATTGGCAGAGGGAAAAATATCTTGATATAATTAATTTTTTGGGGACAGATACAGGAAGAATTCTCAATATTGGATACAGCGTATCTAAATTTTCTCTGAATTTTCCAAATACAATTTGTTACGATTTTGTTGTCAAAAAACTTCGGTACTTAAAGAAAACGAATCTTCCTGTGGTTGCGGGGAATACGGATCAGATCCCTTTCAAGGATAAAGAATTTGATTTTATCATCTGTTCGAGCATCTTAGAACACATCCCTGAAGATGATTTCAATTTTAATGAAATCAACAGAGTTCTAAAAGAGGGAGGATGCTTAATAATTTGTACTCCTGACTATAAAAAGATTCTATGGCATATAATAGAGAAGTTTTACGAGAAACTACTTCCAGGTATTTATGCCCATCAATATGTAACTAAATATACAAAAAATAGCCTGATTGAAAGGTTAAAATCAAAAGGGTTTGTTTTAGATAATTATCGTTATGTATTCAAATCTGAATTAATTCTAAAGGCAATAAAAAATTGA
- a CDS encoding class I SAM-dependent methyltransferase yields the protein MSMYTYSEARLCPVCDSENRRLRYTYQYLNLVRLEITKCLSCGTYYVPRPLAEEFLAKYYEAYYKIDGPLQGNPLIIARDTISAEKRRNTFLANLPPAFNHWGTWLDVGCGSGAMLKNMGNLFEHSIGIEPSEASVKFATSTLGLKVKHGFLLEGSFPHASFDLITFFDVLEHVINPKHLLLVASRLLKPEGWVLITTVNMHSFYRTISGKYWRFFTPLQHLTYFHSDALIMVLESCSFHNFTVYSSTREDIHPAVPLINILKAKAIYNEIHSIEEARLAHVLGKSEGEILIQQTPFNQKINNARSRSFYKMIIGVIASPIEQLVGVVTNLIGRTDGLWVWAQKK from the coding sequence ATGTCTATGTATACATACAGTGAAGCCAGGTTATGCCCTGTATGCGATTCTGAAAATAGGCGCTTAAGATATACTTATCAGTATTTGAATCTTGTCCGGTTGGAGATTACGAAATGTCTGTCATGTGGGACATATTATGTTCCCCGGCCTTTAGCAGAGGAGTTTCTGGCAAAGTATTACGAAGCCTATTATAAAATTGATGGACCATTGCAGGGTAATCCCCTTATTATTGCTCGGGATACCATTTCAGCAGAAAAAAGGCGTAATACATTTTTAGCCAATCTCCCTCCTGCGTTTAATCATTGGGGGACATGGCTTGATGTGGGTTGTGGTTCTGGTGCAATGCTAAAGAATATGGGGAATTTATTTGAGCACTCTATTGGGATTGAGCCTTCAGAGGCTTCTGTCAAGTTTGCGACTTCAACCTTAGGTTTAAAGGTCAAACATGGATTTCTGCTGGAGGGTTCCTTCCCGCATGCCAGTTTTGACCTCATCACTTTTTTTGATGTCTTAGAACATGTAATAAATCCAAAACATTTGCTTCTGGTTGCATCCAGGCTACTAAAGCCAGAGGGATGGGTTCTCATTACCACTGTAAATATGCATTCATTTTACAGAACAATCTCAGGTAAATACTGGCGATTTTTTACACCATTACAACATTTAACGTATTTCCATTCAGATGCATTAATAATGGTACTAGAATCCTGTAGTTTTCACAATTTCACGGTATATTCCTCTACAAGAGAGGATATTCATCCTGCAGTTCCGCTCATTAATATCCTAAAAGCTAAGGCTATTTACAATGAAATTCATTCCATAGAAGAAGCTCGCCTGGCACACGTACTTGGCAAATCCGAAGGTGAGATATTAATTCAGCAAACTCCTTTTAATCAAAAAATTAACAATGCCCGAAGTCGTTCCTTTTACAAAATGATTATTGGGGTAATTGCATCCCCGATTGAACAACTTGTGGGAGTAGTAACAAATTTGATTGGCAGGACAGATGGACTATGGGTATGGGCTCAAAAAAAATGA
- a CDS encoding class I SAM-dependent methyltransferase, producing MLRLLKSIFYNFFPSAHISTFIRFLYLKRFLKNKSFSKILDAGCGPGLFTFFLAKRFPQAQVIGCDISRDDIEFCNREKINRKIDNVSFVCCDLFELKENEEYDLIYSIDVLEHISWNQKVMENIYHALQSEGIFYLAMPSEKDHRYLLPERFFRKYIEWSIREHTGDQYELGELCFILKEIGFKIILAKYAFGIWGKLAWELDMLMERHRNLKRLSMPLLLFLCFLDTLWKNKEGSYALLIIARKAD from the coding sequence ATGTTGAGGTTACTTAAATCCATATTTTATAATTTCTTTCCTTCTGCCCACATAAGTACGTTTATCCGCTTTCTTTATCTGAAAAGATTTCTTAAAAATAAATCCTTCTCAAAAATCCTTGATGCCGGATGTGGTCCCGGCTTATTCACTTTCTTTTTAGCCAAGAGATTCCCACAGGCTCAGGTCATTGGTTGTGATATCTCTAGAGATGATATCGAGTTTTGTAATCGAGAAAAGATAAACAGAAAAATTGATAACGTTAGTTTTGTATGTTGCGATCTTTTCGAATTAAAGGAGAATGAAGAATATGACCTTATTTATTCAATAGATGTTCTAGAACATATCTCATGGAACCAAAAGGTTATGGAAAACATTTACCACGCCCTACAGAGTGAAGGGATATTTTATTTAGCCATGCCAAGCGAGAAAGACCATCGTTATCTCCTTCCCGAAAGGTTTTTCCGAAAATATATAGAGTGGTCAATTAGGGAACATACAGGAGACCAGTATGAACTTGGTGAACTATGTTTTATACTAAAGGAGATAGGATTCAAAATAATTCTCGCAAAATACGCATTTGGCATTTGGGGCAAGCTAGCCTGGGAACTGGACATGCTGATGGAAAGACACCGAAACTTAAAGCGCCTCTCTATGCCCCTCCTCTTATTTTTGTGTTTTCTAGATACTCTATGGAAAAACAAAGAAGGCTCCTATGCCTTGTTGATCATTGCCAGGAAAGCTGACTAA
- a CDS encoding glycosyltransferase N-terminal domain-containing protein has protein sequence MGNRINAIYQQIKYLISILFFLPNTFFKRVVFGNDPVWKAFFFQSWGRFPEDFEEMLRSRESIWINTEAGGEITQVFSLCRILKEQSPEYNLLISTHKYDAYLLAQKIDGVDYVFFSPWDITWVVRKVLRKIKPRLLMAIEIATAPVLFREAHLLGIKTFLCSAFMSKNLGKNRILKRAMSLEFYKHFDFIAVKDKIDKRGFEKLGCTADSVRILGNLKYDTTKLKASGKSRAEWLKELGLETENKVLLGGSIHPGEEKFLIDAYALLRKQDPQFRLIIAPRFTQFISQVEIYLNALGLHFIKRTDIKKGMDIGEKVIILDTFGELAYLYAVASYVLIGSSIIPADPLGGHNIIEPMIHEAPIFHGPHMLKAQEVVDELKSCWQGLEIRSSEELAENILFLEENKVLKDKIQEKMREIVNRHKDSAERHVMAIKKYLSNTQTD, from the coding sequence ATGGGGAATAGAATCAATGCGATATATCAGCAAATCAAATATCTGATAAGTATCCTTTTTTTTCTGCCAAATACCTTCTTCAAAAGGGTGGTGTTTGGAAATGATCCTGTCTGGAAAGCATTTTTTTTTCAAAGCTGGGGAAGATTTCCTGAAGATTTCGAAGAAATGCTGCGATCCCGGGAATCAATCTGGATTAATACGGAGGCAGGAGGTGAAATAACCCAGGTTTTTTCACTGTGCAGGATACTCAAGGAGCAGTCCCCTGAATACAATTTGTTAATTTCCACTCATAAATATGATGCTTACCTATTGGCTCAGAAGATTGATGGGGTAGACTATGTTTTTTTCTCCCCCTGGGATATTACCTGGGTAGTGAGAAAAGTATTGAGAAAAATAAAACCCAGGCTCCTGATGGCTATCGAAATTGCCACTGCACCGGTTTTGTTCAGAGAAGCTCATCTCCTTGGAATAAAGACTTTTCTCTGTAGTGCTTTTATGAGCAAGAATCTGGGGAAAAACAGGATTCTCAAAAGGGCAATGTCCTTGGAATTTTATAAACACTTCGATTTTATTGCTGTAAAGGATAAAATTGACAAACGAGGTTTTGAAAAACTAGGCTGCACTGCGGATTCTGTCAGAATTCTGGGAAACCTGAAATACGATACAACTAAATTGAAAGCATCAGGTAAATCCAGGGCAGAATGGTTAAAAGAGCTGGGTCTAGAGACAGAGAACAAGGTATTACTGGGTGGCAGCATCCATCCTGGGGAGGAAAAATTTCTCATAGATGCCTATGCCCTTTTGAGAAAACAAGACCCCCAATTCAGGTTAATCATTGCCCCCCGTTTTACCCAATTCATCAGTCAGGTAGAAATCTACTTGAATGCACTGGGGCTTCATTTTATCAAAAGAACCGATATTAAAAAAGGTATGGATATTGGAGAAAAAGTCATTATTTTAGATACGTTTGGTGAATTAGCATATCTTTACGCTGTGGCTTCCTACGTTTTGATCGGGTCAAGCATTATTCCCGCCGACCCTCTGGGCGGTCACAATATTATTGAGCCTATGATTCATGAAGCTCCAATTTTTCATGGCCCACACATGTTAAAAGCTCAGGAAGTTGTAGATGAACTCAAAAGCTGCTGGCAAGGATTGGAAATACGGTCTTCCGAGGAGCTGGCTGAAAATATCCTATTTCTGGAAGAAAATAAAGTGTTAAAAGATAAAATCCAGGAGAAGATGAGAGAGATAGTAAACAGGCATAAGGATAGCGCTGAAAGGCATGTTATGGCTATTAAGAAATACCTCTCAAATACACAAACGGATTGA
- a CDS encoding class I SAM-dependent methyltransferase yields MKNSLNKTPQAETFKKEFLKKYLEKAPISLALIRAAECHELSKEDYLRPVLDIGCGNGLFTSILFEDTIDTGLDISSKEIREAKKTSKYKYLVASNIEQISFKDGSFSTIFSNSVLEHLTDLNKALKEIHRILKKDGTLIFTTYTEAFGDTLFYSKILAKLRLSGIAGFYSKTINQIFNHKNLFSLEEWKEILAKNGFKVIEFEHYFPEKIMNIFDLFLPFSLFNLLWVKLFLKWKPFSTKLLVKIAYFFFKSAFNDSKQIGCGLKFTLKKL; encoded by the coding sequence TTGAAAAATAGCCTAAATAAAACTCCACAAGCAGAAACCTTTAAAAAAGAATTTCTCAAAAAATATCTGGAAAAAGCTCCAATCTCATTGGCTTTAATTAGGGCTGCTGAATGCCATGAATTATCAAAAGAAGATTATTTACGACCCGTATTAGATATCGGTTGTGGAAACGGTTTATTCACATCTATCCTGTTTGAGGATACTATAGATACAGGTTTGGATATTTCATCCAAGGAAATAAGAGAAGCTAAAAAAACTTCTAAATATAAATATTTAGTAGCTAGTAATATAGAACAAATCTCTTTTAAGGATGGATCTTTTTCCACTATTTTTAGTAATTCAGTTTTAGAACATTTAACCGATTTAAATAAAGCACTCAAAGAAATACATCGGATTTTAAAAAAAGATGGAACACTTATTTTTACCACTTATACCGAAGCCTTTGGAGATACCCTTTTTTACAGTAAGATATTAGCCAAATTGAGGCTTTCTGGAATAGCCGGTTTTTATTCCAAAACAATCAATCAGATTTTTAATCATAAAAATCTATTTTCTCTCGAAGAATGGAAAGAAATACTAGCTAAAAATGGTTTTAAGGTGATTGAATTCGAACACTATTTTCCAGAAAAAATCATGAATATTTTTGACCTGTTCCTGCCCTTTTCTCTATTTAATTTGTTATGGGTGAAACTTTTTTTGAAGTGGAAGCCTTTTTCTACAAAACTCCTGGTAAAGATAGCTTACTTCTTTTTTAAAAGTGCTTTCAATGATAGTAAACAGATTGGTTGTGGCTTAAAATTTACACTTAAAAAACTATGA
- a CDS encoding oligosaccharide flippase family protein — MPQEDFHDSTKDQIIKDSSKFITSVYLGNITGIITGIVTLKFLGPALMGVWSYIQVIQYYFNLSNLGILSAAERELPYYFGKKDIAKSEKIKNNAFAFTFILSLLIFFGLVAYAFGVRHRVSTPYFYGLLTVAILAFGAQYGLFYTVLLRANKNFSILSQAKVIFALTWLVLTLSLVIPFNIYGIYLVAIGVMIIDISFCYYKTRYSFNFELDFSELKRLFLIGAPLILLSIGIISIKNVDKIFIANMLGSKYLGYYSVAIMASDYIFSIPATFSIVMFPRFQESYALKDNIADIQNFVNTPTQILSYFIAIIIGFAFLTLPPVIMVILPQYIEGIMSIKILLLGTFFISLTHPSNQFLITLNKQVYIIPLVFFAVAIAGLLDYLFIKWGYGINGVALGTGIANFLYYLLILGYAMLHYANVKLILKFMAGNLFPLLLITGFLLGITRFVPLNPNSWLSLFISTMFSLLLFGILCLPLLWYIDRKTDVLKRIFKIIREKMAHQ; from the coding sequence ATGCCCCAGGAAGATTTCCACGACAGTACCAAAGACCAGATCATAAAGGATTCTTCTAAATTCATTACCAGCGTCTATTTAGGAAATATTACAGGAATCATTACTGGCATCGTTACGCTTAAATTCTTGGGGCCAGCCCTCATGGGGGTCTGGAGTTACATCCAGGTAATACAATATTATTTTAATCTTAGCAATTTGGGAATTCTTTCCGCTGCTGAAAGAGAACTCCCTTATTATTTCGGGAAAAAGGACATTGCAAAATCAGAGAAGATCAAAAACAATGCGTTTGCCTTTACTTTTATTCTCTCCCTCCTTATTTTTTTCGGTCTTGTAGCTTATGCCTTCGGAGTCAGACATAGGGTTTCAACACCTTATTTCTATGGTTTGCTGACAGTAGCTATTTTAGCCTTTGGAGCGCAATATGGTCTTTTCTATACTGTATTGTTAAGAGCAAATAAAAACTTTTCCATCCTGAGTCAGGCAAAAGTGATCTTTGCTCTAACATGGCTTGTATTGACTTTATCCCTGGTTATCCCTTTCAATATTTACGGTATTTATCTGGTCGCTATTGGGGTGATGATTATTGACATTTCTTTCTGTTACTATAAAACCAGATACTCCTTCAATTTTGAGCTGGATTTTAGCGAACTGAAAAGGCTTTTTTTAATAGGTGCCCCTCTGATCCTCTTATCCATTGGGATTATCTCTATAAAAAACGTTGATAAAATTTTTATTGCAAATATGCTAGGGTCTAAGTACTTGGGTTATTATTCCGTAGCAATTATGGCAAGTGACTATATTTTTAGTATCCCTGCTACTTTCTCGATTGTTATGTTCCCCAGATTTCAGGAGAGCTACGCATTGAAAGACAATATTGCAGATATACAAAACTTTGTAAACACTCCCACCCAGATTCTATCTTATTTCATTGCCATAATAATTGGTTTTGCCTTTTTAACTTTACCACCTGTAATTATGGTAATCTTGCCTCAATATATTGAAGGGATTATGTCAATAAAAATCCTTCTGTTGGGTACCTTCTTTATATCTCTGACCCATCCATCCAATCAATTCCTAATCACCCTGAATAAACAGGTTTATATTATTCCGCTGGTATTTTTTGCGGTTGCTATCGCTGGTCTTTTAGACTACTTATTTATCAAATGGGGTTACGGAATTAATGGGGTTGCCCTTGGTACAGGAATAGCGAATTTTTTATATTATCTTCTCATTCTTGGATATGCAATGCTTCATTATGCCAATGTAAAACTTATCCTCAAGTTTATGGCCGGGAACTTATTTCCGTTGCTTTTGATTACCGGCTTTCTCCTGGGTATCACTCGGTTCGTACCCTTAAATCCAAATTCCTGGCTTTCTTTATTTATCAGTACCATGTTTAGCCTACTGCTCTTTGGCATTCTCTGCCTCCCTTTACTCTGGTATATTGATCGAAAGACAGACGTGTTGAAAAGGATATTTAAAATAATCCGTGAAAAGATGGCACATCAATAA